The Candidatus Methylomirabilota bacterium genomic interval CCGGATCTCCCGATTGTGCTCTCCGTATGGAGCCCGCCAGTAAGGGCTCATCGGCCTCCCGGCGACCTGCTCGAACGCACGGGCCGCCTCGCGGAGCTCGTGCTGGACGAACGCCTTCGTGACCCCCGAAAGCGTGTCATGCCGGCGGTTGGTGGCAAAGCTCGTCAGGCGAGGATGGCTGAAGGTATGGTTACCAATCTCGTGCCCATCCTGGATCATGCGGCGAACCAGATCGGGATAGCGGCGGACATACTGCCCCGTAAGAAACATCGTCGCCAGGACCCCGTTGGACTTGAGGGTATCCAGGATCTCTTCGGTAGCATTGGCTTCGGCCCCTCCGTCGAAGGTGAGGGAAATTCTTCGCTCCCACGTCGGGCCTCGGGAGAGATCCGCTCCGGGAGGAAAAGGAGGCAGCTTCGCGATTTCAGCAGGGATCAGCTCAGACGGTATTTCGGGCAGCTGCGGCAGAGGAATGACGACGGGCTTGATTTCAGACGTCGAGATCACCGCCTTTTCAACCGGCAGGGGTGGCGAATACGGGGAGACGCCGAGACGACTGTACCAAAACAGGAAGAAGACCAGAGGTGCCACAAACAGCAGGCCCCATCGGATCACAAGCGCCGGTCGAAAGAGGGAACCCGGCACGGTTGAATCTCGGGCCCGGAGGACTATTCGCTGGGCTTGTAGCTCGCCCTGGCGCCGCCTCACGAGTCGGTGCAAGCGACCCGGGACAGGCTCACCCCGTATGATGCACCTCTGGACCCACCACTCCGACTCGACCGCCCGTTGCATCAGGGGGATAACACTACACCCCGTGTCGCAGAAGTGACGAAGCCCAACGCGAACGGCACACGCGGGGCAAATTCGGCTCCCACAGCGGAAGCACCGGCGGCGTGTCCATCGACCGGGATGACTTGGACAGTGATTCCTCTTCACGGTCCCCTATGAAACCTCCTTCAGTACATTGAGAATCTCGCTGGGATCTACCTTCAAAAACACCAACCCGGAGACAAGCTTAGGATAGAAGTACGTAGATTTGGGCGGGAGTCGGTCTCCGGCGCTCACGATCTCTGTGATCCGATGCACGGGGGTAGGGTTGAGAAAGAAGGCCGCGGCCGCGCGGCCATGCTGGACCTCTGCAACCGCCACCTGCTCATCGGGCGTATACCTGATCATCGCCGCATCTTCAACTCTGAGAAGCTTGTGAAAAACCAGGTGCTCCAGAACCACGACATCGAGCGGTGGCTCGCCCAATTCTCCAAGAACTCCAGGATCCTTCAACGTGAGTAGGTGAAAGGTATCCCCCCCGGTGAACAAGCCGAGGACATGCGCTTGTCGTCCCCGATCACGCATCTCCTCAAGGAACTTCTCAGTACCCTCCCCTCCCCGAATGACCCTCTCCTCGCAGTGGAAATGCGGCTTCAGATTTGCGAGGATTTCCGTTGACTCACGGTGCCGGGTGGCTTCGACAAGCCGATGCGTTGGAAGGATCGTCAACCCCTCGTCCTCTATGCTCACGAGTGTCATCATCACAAAATTGTACGCCTTGTCGGGACCCTCTGGGGAGTCAATCTGCCTCATCTCTTTTTGAAAGGTCAGCGCAGTCTCATACCGGTGGTGACCATCGGCAATAAAGAGGGGTCGGTCGCGGAACGCCGTGACAAGTTCGGCAATGGCCTGCGCGTCCTGAAGGATCCACACACGGTGTTGGACACTTGCCCCAT includes:
- a CDS encoding polysaccharide deacetylase family protein, which encodes MRRRQGELQAQRIVLRARDSTVPGSLFRPALVIRWGLLFVAPLVFFLFWYSRLGVSPYSPPLPVEKAVISTSEIKPVVIPLPQLPEIPSELIPAEIAKLPPFPPGADLSRGPTWERRISLTFDGGAEANATEEILDTLKSNGVLATMFLTGQYVRRYPDLVRRMIQDGHEIGNHTFSHPRLTSFATNRRHDTLSGVTKAFVQHELREAARAFEQVAGRPMSPYWRAPYGEHNREIRQWAAEIGYLHVGWTRGPAVGEDLDTRDWVEDPDSPIYYRAEQVRERILTFGDGSAAEANGGIILLHLGTQRTRDRVHRELPVIIDGLRRKGYALVPVSELHRALALGEDGKGSAFAAER
- a CDS encoding DUF1015 domain-containing protein: MARVFPFQGCRYDVEKIGDLAAVVSPPYDVIPDDLRHELHLRHPHNVVRLILGEDRAGDGEAENRYLRAHRYFQEWERTGVLLRESRSVFYVYQQEYPWKRGERRMRTGLVGAVGLEAYGAGIVFPHERTFPGPKADRLRLMQALPVNLEQIFCFYQGPSEPIRGRLLEATRTRPLCDFRDGASVQHRVWILQDAQAIAELVTAFRDRPLFIADGHHRYETALTFQKEMRQIDSPEGPDKAYNFVMMTLVSIEDEGLTILPTHRLVEATRHRESTEILANLKPHFHCEERVIRGGEGTEKFLEEMRDRGRQAHVLGLFTGGDTFHLLTLKDPGVLGELGEPPLDVVVLEHLVFHKLLRVEDAAMIRYTPDEQVAVAEVQHGRAAAAFFLNPTPVHRITEIVSAGDRLPPKSTYFYPKLVSGLVFLKVDPSEILNVLKEVS